One window of the Dermacentor andersoni chromosome 10, qqDerAnde1_hic_scaffold, whole genome shotgun sequence genome contains the following:
- the LOC126519044 gene encoding solute carrier family 22 member 7-like, with the protein MDLLFPKRLAGADLRTSESFDCEEGFGHGPFQKRTLLLLLLGVFSLNSQTAVVPLVTGDVDHWCKPLAGFNISAANWKNIAIPTEADGRFSRCRVYERCKLPVQPSSSSEDGKIGAGPAEAGWWYSRCFLGQRELDDTNDTLDAPCEEWDYDVRTAETSAVSYWNMVCHRRLLPAALVTLQNTGSVVSLTLLGAFVDYVGRRAMLVGSAVATVTCTLCTLVATSYASYAAARFFNGGSAAAYTIFTFLIPFEVMTHTHRPQQVLFLAVVSAAIGEIWKAIVKSVVVDWRLKQVIFLAPTAFLLPALSVARESPRWLVAKGRLNAAEAVMMQAAKTNNFPLATTACLVRKLREQVEKCTGQEGTDRDDLIDCHSLRRRALAMFFVCFCISFVYHVSAFTTARSGEFWIPGLTVVITLLTYAAMHFLMTGVALITVLTSCFVLTGIIQCALSIAAAAGLGTVSKVLLALSKGTSTVIFVHCHTYVLELFPSAVRGGAICWAFASGRVAATCASLTFILKPNAHEDVLFAVTGLLLFVCLRVIRALPRTTVVEEAKIVTRLASDSTRITVDHMKRTLVRQTQDNALKTTSADSSKSSGRKSRKSRTRIIPGSSKTSRGFCTDHMEK; encoded by the coding sequence ATGGACCTCTTGTTCCCGAAACGACTGGCCGGCGCTGATCTACGAACAAGTGAATCGTTTGACTGCGAAGAAGGCTTCGGCCACGGGCCTTTCCAGAAGAGGACGCTCCTTCTGCTACTTCTGGGAGTCTTTTCGCTTAATAGCCAAACCGCCGTTGTGCCCCTCGTCACCGGTGACGTCGACCATTGGTGCAAGCCGCTCGCCGGCTTCAACATCTCTGCAGCCAATTGGAAGAATATTGCGATACCGACAGAGGCCGACGGACGCTTCAGCcgctgccgcgtctacgaacgcTGCAAGCTCCCCGTTCAACCCAGCAGTTCCAGTGAAGATGGGAAGATTGGCGCTGGACCTGCCGAGGCCGGCTGGTGGTACAGCAGATGCTTCCTAGGCCAGCGTGAGCTCGACGACACCAACGACACACTCGATGCGCCCTGTGAAGAGTGGGACTACGACGTTCGGACGGCCGAGACCAGTGCGGTGAGTTATTGGAACATGGTGTGCCACCGACGTTTGCTGCCGGCAGCCCTTGTCACCCTGCAGAATACCGGTTCTGTCGTTTCGCTTACCCTGCTCGGAGCGTTCGTGGACTACGTCGGCAGGAGAGCCATGCTCGTGGGCTCCGCTGTGGCGACGGTGACCTGCACGCTGTGCACATTGGTGGCGACAAGTTACGCGAGTTACGCTGCGGCACGTTTCTTTAACGGGGGCAGCGCCGCCGCATACACGATTTTCACATTCCTAATCCCATTCGAGGTGATGACACACACGCACAGGCCACAACAGGTCCTGTTCCTGGCGGTTGTCAGTGCGGCGATAGGCGAGATTTGGAAGGCCATCGTCAAATCTGTGGTCGTCGACTGGCGTCTGAAGCAGGTCATCTTCCTCGCTCCGACGGCTTTCCTGCTCCCTGCTTTGTCTGTAGCACGAGAGTCACCCCGCTGGCTTGTCGCAAAAGGAAGGCTGAACGCGGCGGAAGCAGTCATGATGCAGGCTGCCAAGACAAACAACTTCCCGCTTGCTACCACCGCCTGCCTCGTGCGAAAACTCAGGGAACAGGTCGAGAAATGCACGGGTCAGGAAGGCACAGACAGAGACGACTTGATCGACTGTCACTCCCTCCGACGTCGAGCGTTGGCCATGTTCTTTGTCTGCTTCTGCATATCGTTCGTCTATCACGTCAGCGCTTTCACGACGGCACGTTCGGGGGAGTTCTGGATCCCGGGCCTCACGGTGGTCATCACGCTGTTGACGTACGCGGCCATGCACTTCTTGATGACCGGCGTCGCCCTTATTACGGTCCTTACTAGTTGCTTCGTGCTGACAGGCATCATCCAATGCGCGCTGAgtatcgccgccgccgccggactCGGTACCGTCAGCAAGGTCTTGCTCGCGCTATCCAAAGGCACCTCAACTGTGATTTTCGTCCACTGTCACACATACGTGCTCGAGCTGTTCCCGTCGGCCGTGCGGGGAGGCGCTATCTGCTGGGCGTTCGCCAGTGGACGCGTCGCGGCCACGTGCGCGTCCTTGACTTTCATACTGAAGCCGAACGCACACGAAGACGTGCTCTTTGCCGTGACAGGACTGCTCCTCTTCGTCTGTCTGCGTGTCATCCGTGCCCTGCCACGCACAACGGTGGTGGAGGAAGCGAAGATCGTGACTAGGCTAGCTTCGGACTCCACCAGGATTACCGTGGACCACATGAAGCGGACCCTGGTGCGGCAAACTCAAGATAACGCGCTCAAGACTACAAGCGCGGACAGCTCCAAGTCCTCCGGCAGGAAGAGCCGGAAAAGCCGTACCAGGATCATTCCGGGCAGTTCTAAGACATCCCGTGGCTTTTGCACCGACCACATGGAAAAGTGA